The Pristis pectinata isolate sPriPec2 chromosome 28, sPriPec2.1.pri, whole genome shotgun sequence genome includes a window with the following:
- the tlnrd1 gene encoding talin rod domain-containing protein 1: protein MANSGSAKSTTSSGISPQQRRRLVFMCDMCKNKMQLVADLLLLSSDNRPVNTDSLSPASGESFDKSRDAVIARTKGLSILTHDVQSQLNMGKYAEVGDSLAEMCELVVALIESSAHAAYLAAAEAPGSQAAIAGLVDRYRMSRARHEVEHSCSLLRTAPVSELSPQLLLELSRNISRGLKSLTDACVLASESSRDRFAKQQFKLSVKCMSSSATALLACVRELKLRPCEATRARCVLFGGPLLQSVHALVGFATEPQFLGKAASVSPEGRAVQTAVLGGAMSVVSACVLLTQCLRDIALHSDSSKAPDYRQRLQNSALAVSDGCNLLSQALRDRTSPRTLPPLNCHSVN from the coding sequence ATGGCTAACAGCGGCTCGGCCAAGTCCACGACCAGCAGCGGCATCAGCCCCCAGCAGAGGAGGCGGCTCGTCTTCATGTGCGACATGTGCAAGAACAAGATGCAACTGGTGGCCGACCTGCTCCTGCTGTCCAGCGACAACCGGCCGGTCAACACGGACAGCCTGTCGCCCGCCTCGGGCGAGTCCTTCGACAAGAGCCGGGACGCCGTGATCGCCCGCACCAAGGGCCTCTCCATCCTCACCCACGACGTGCAGAGCCAGCTCAACATGGGCAAGTACGCCGAGGTGGGCGACAGCCTGGCCGAGATGTGCGAGCTGGTGGTGGCGCTGATCGAGTCGTCGGCCCACGCCGCCTACCTGGCGGCGGCCGAGGCGCCCGGCTCGCAGGCGGCCATCGCCGGCCTGGTGGACCGCTACCGGATGAGCCGGGCCCGCCACGAAGTGGAGCACAGCTGCAGCCTGCTGCGGACGGCGCCCGTGTCCGAGCTGAGCCCGCAGCTGCTGCTGGAGCTCTCCCGCAACATCTCCCGAGGCCTCAAGAGCCTGACGGACGCCTGCGTGCTGGCGTCGGAGAGCAGCCGCGACCGCTTCGCCAAGCAGCAGTTCAAGCTCAGCGTCAAGTGCATGAGCTCCAGCGCCACGGCGCTGCTGGCCTGCGTGCGGGAGCTCAAGTTGCGGCCCTGCGAGGCCACCCGGGCTCGGTGCGTGCTCTTCGGCGGGCCGCTGCTGCAGTCCGTCCACGCCCTGGTGGGCTTCGCCACCGAGCCGCAGTTCCTGGGCAAGGCGGCCTCGGTCAGCCCCGAGGGCCGCGCCGTGCAGACGGCCGTGCTGGGCGGCGCCATGAGCGTGGTGTCGGCCTGCGTGCTGCTCACCCAGTGCCTCCGCGACATCGCGCTCCACTCGGACAGCAGCAAGGCGCCCGACTACCGGCAGCGCCTCCAGAACTCCGCCCTGGCCGTGTCGGACGGCTGCAACTTGCTGTCGCAGGCGCTGCGGGACAGGACCTCGCCCAGGACTTTACCGCCACTCAATTGCCATTCTGTGAATTAa